In Citrus sinensis cultivar Valencia sweet orange chromosome 2, DVS_A1.0, whole genome shotgun sequence, a single genomic region encodes these proteins:
- the LOC102628292 gene encoding zinc transporter 8-like isoform X2, translated as MARKTMFLFIFFCFLLILLPLSASAECKCDLTETIGGSGHKNKALKLKIVAILSILIAGAFGVSIPSFGKNISTFHPENNIFFIIKAFAAGVILATGFVHILPDAYESLTSPCLSPKPWQDFPFTGFVAMVSAILTMMVDAFATSFYQRLHFSKALPVNDDDKEMHAEHEGHVHVHTHATHGHAHGSAFASSDASGSGTSDLFRHRIVSQVLELGIVVHSVIIGISLGASGSVKTIKPLVAALTFHQFFEGMGLGGCISQAKFKSKAVAAMILFFSLTTPVGIGIGIGISKVYKENSPTALVIEGIFNSASAGILIYMALVDLLATDFMSPKLQTNFKLQLGANFSLLLGSGCMSLLAKWA; from the exons ATGGCCAGAAAAACAATGTtcctctttattttcttttgttttcttttgattctCCTCCCCCTCTCAGCTTCTGCAGAATGCAAGTGTGATCTCACTGAAACCATCGGCGGCAGTGGCCACAAAAACAAagctttgaaattgaaaatcgTTGCGATTCTATCAATCCTGATTGCGGGTGCTTTCGGTGTTTCAATTCCAAGCTTTGGAAAAAACATCTCAACTTTTCATCCTGAGaacaatattttcttcataatcAAAGCCTTCGCCGCCGGCGTGATTCTTGCCACAGGCTTTGTCCACATACTGCCTGATGCGTATGAGAGTCTAACAAGTCCATGCTTAAGCCCAAAACCATGGCAGGATTTCCCTTTCACCGGGTTTGTGGCAATGGTTTCCGCGATTTTGACTATGATGGTTGATGCATTTGCCACATCTTTTTATCAACGTTTGCATTTTAGTAAGGCTTTGCCTGTTAATGATGATGACAAGGAGATGCATGCAGAGCATGAAGGTCATGTTCATGTACATACACATGCCACGCACGGCCATGCTCATGGCTCTGCTTTTGCATCGTCGGATGCTTCTGGTTCTGGGACTTCTGATCTTTTCCGACACCGAATTGTATCACAG GTATTAGAGTTGGGGATAGTTGTGCATTCGGTGATCATTGGGATTTCACTGGGTGCTTCCGGAAGTGTAAAGACAATCAAGCCCCTCGTAGCAGCACTAACTTTTCACCAGTTCTTTGAAGGCATGGGCCTTGGTGGATGCATCTCTCAG GCAAAGTTCAAGTCAAAAGCCGTAGCGGCAATGatacttttcttttccctgACCACTCCCGTCGGGATTGGAATTGGGATTGGGATATCAAAAGTTTACAAAGAGAATAGCCCAACAGCTCTTGTTATTGAAGGCATTTTCAACTCTGCTTCAGCTGGAATCTTGATCTATATGGCGCTTGTGGATCTTCTTGCAACGGATTTTATGAGTCCTAAGTTGCAAACCAATTTCAAGTTGCAGCTTGGagctaatttttctcttcttttagGCTCAGGTTGCATGTCTCTCTTGGCTAAATGGGCCTAA
- the LOC107175587 gene encoding beta-xylosidase/alpha-L-arabinofuranosidase 1-like, with the protein MAKVVSFPLCFSLSIALLVFSTNAVSANDSSSPVFVCDPARFTKLGLQMSSFLFCDSSLPYSVRVKDLVSRMTLDEKVQQLGDFAHGVPRLGLPQYEWWSEALHGVSNVGPGTHFDDVIPGATSFPTVILTTASFNESLWKKIGQAVSTEARAMYNLGRAGLTYWSPNINVARDPRWGRITETPGEDPFVVGRYAVNYVRGLQDVEGHENATDLNSRPLKVSSCCKHYAAYDVDNWKGVDRYHFDARVTEQDMEETFLRPFEMCVKEGDASSVMCSYNRVNGIPSCADPKLLNQTVRGEWDLHGYIVADCDSIQVMVDNHKFLADSKEDAVAQTLKAGLDLDCGQYYTNFTGNAVQQGKVKETDIDKSLKYLYTVLMRLGFFDGSPQYVSLGKQDICSDENIELAAEAAREGIVLLKNDQNTLPLNSAKVKTVAVVGPHANATVAMIGNYAGIPCRYMSPIAGFSGYANVTYKTGCDDVACKSNNSIFAASEAAKTADATIILAGLDLSVEAESLDREDLWLPGYQTQLINQVAEVAKGPVILVIMSAGGVDIAFAETNTNIKAILWAGYPGEEGGRAIADVVFGKFNPGGRLPITWYNGDYVQMLPLTSMPLRPVDSLGYPGRTYKFYNGPTLYPFGYGLSYTQFKYNLLSFTKTIQVNLNKLQHCRNLNYTSDASKTRCPGVLVNDLRCDDYFEFKVDFQNVGSTDGSDVVIVYSKPPAEIAATYIKQVIGFQRVFVRAGRNKRIKFVFNACKSLNIVDYAANTLLPAGEHTIFVGNGGVSFPIHLNFNY; encoded by the exons ATGGCCAAAGTTGTTAGTTTCCCCCTATGCTTCAGTCTCTCCATTGCTTTACTTGTCTTCTCTACAAACGCTGTTAGTGCAAATGACAGCAGTAGCCCTGTCTTCGTTTGTGACCCTGCTCGATTCACTAAACTTGGATTGCAAATGTCAAGCTTTCTCTTCTGTGATTCATCTTTGCCCTATTCCGTAAGAGTGAAGGACTTGGTGAGCCGAATGACCCTTGACGAAAAAGTGCAGCAACTCGGAGATTTTGCTCACGGCGTCCCAAGGTTGGGGCTTCCGCAGTACGAGTGGTGGTCCGAAGCACTGCATGGAGTGTCTAATGTCGGTCCTGGCACTCATTTCGATGATGTAATTCCTGGAGCAACAAGTTTTCCCACTGTTATCCTCACAACAGCTTCATTCAATGAGTCATTGTGGAAAAAGATAGGCCAG GCCGTTTCAACAGAAGCACGAGCGATGTACAATCTAGGGCGAGCTGGATTAACATATTGGAGTCCAAACATTAATGTAGCGAGGGATCCAAGGTGGGGAAGAATCACTGAGACGCCCGGCGAAGATCCTTTTGTTGTTGGAAGATATGCAGTCAACTATGTTAGGGGCTTACAAGACGTCGAGGGACATGAAAATGCTACGGATTTGAACTCTAGACCTTTAAAAGTTTCATCGTGCTGCAAGCATTATGCTGCCTATGATGTTGATAATTGGAAGGGAGTTGATCGTTATCATTTTGATGCAAGG GTGACCGAGCAAGATATGGAGGAAACTTTCCTTAGACCATTTGAAATGTGTGTCAAAGAAGGCGACGCTAGCAGTGTTATGTGCTCTTATAACCGTGTCAATGGCATACCTTCCTGTGCTGACCCAAAGCTCTTAAATCAAACTGTTAGGGGAGAATGGGATCTTCACGG atacATAGTGGCAGACTGTGATTCAATCCAAGTTATGGTTGATAACCACAAATTTCTAGCTGATTCGAAAGAAGATGCTGTTGCCCAAACACTAAAAGCTG GATTGGATTTGGACTGTGGACAATACTACACAAACTTCACTGGAAATGCAGTGCAACAAGGGAAGGTGAAGGAAACAGATATAGATAAATCTCTCAAGTACCTTTACACCGTTCTAATGAGGCTAGGATTCTTCGATGGAAGCCCTCAGTATGTATCTCTTGGCAAACAAGATATTTGCTCGGATGAAAATATAGAGTTAGCCGCAGAAGCAGCCAGAGAAGGAATTGttcttttaaagaatgatCAGAACACTCTGCCTTTGAACTCTGCCAAGGTCAAAACAGTCGCAGTTGTGGGGCCACACGCCAATGCTACTGTAGCCATGATTGGAAATTACGCAG GTATTCCGTGTCGATACATGTCTCCAATTGCTGGCTTCTCTGGGTATGCAAACGTGACCTACAAGACGGGATGTGATGACGTTGCCTGCAAGAGCAATAACTCCATATTTGCTGCGTCAGAAGCCGCAAAGACCGCGGATGCCACAATAATTTTGGCAGGCTTGGATTTGTCAGTTGAGGCAGAGAGCTTGGACAGGGAAGATCTCTGGCTTCCTGGATACCAAACTCAGCTTATCAACCAGGTTGCTGAAGTTGCCAAAGGTCCGGTCATTCTCGTAATCATGTCTGCCGGTGGCGTCGATATCGCCTTTGCTGAGACTAACACTAACATCAAAGCTATTTTATGGGCTGGCTATCCTGGAGAGGAAGGTGGCCGTGCCATTGCTGATGTTGTCTTCGGTAAATTCAATCCTG GTGGAAGATTGCCCATAACCTGGTATAATGGTGATTACGTCCAGATGCTACCATTGACTTCCATGCCATTGAGGCCTGTTGATAGCTTAGGTTATCCGGGAAGAACATATAAATTCTACAACGGCCCAACACTGTATCCATTCGGATACGGCCTCAGCTATACGCAATTCAAATACAATCTACTTTCCTTTACGAAGACAATTCAAGTAAATTTGAACAAACTTCAACATTGTCGCAATCTAAACTATACGAGTGATGCCTCCAAGACCCGGTGTCCTGGTGTTCTGGTCAATGACCTGAGATGCGATGATTATTTTGAGTTCAAAGTTGACTTTCAAAATGTTGGCAGCACAGATGGCAGTGATGTTGTCATTGTGTACTCCAAGCCCCCTGCAGAAATAGCTGCAACTTATATCAAGCAAGTCATCGGTTTCCAAAGGGTTTTTGTGAGGGCCGGACGGAATAAGAGgattaaatttgtgtttaaTGCTTGCAAGAGCTTAAATATCGTGGACTATGCTGCAAATACCCTTCTGCCGGCTGGGGAGCACACTATTTTTGTTGGCAATGGAGGGGTTTCATTTCCCATTCATCTCAACTTCAATTATTAA
- the LOC102628292 gene encoding zinc transporter 8-like isoform X1 yields MARKTMFLFIFFCFLLILLPLSASAECKCDLTETIGGSGHKNKALKLKIVAILSILIAGAFGVSIPSFGKNISTFHPENNIFFIIKAFAAGVILATGFVHILPDAYESLTSPCLSPKPWQDFPFTGFVAMVSAILTMMVDAFATSFYQRLHFSKALPVNDDDKEMHAEHEGHVHVHTHATHGHAHGSAFASSDASGSGTSDLFRHRIVSQVSIDVLELGIVVHSVIIGISLGASGSVKTIKPLVAALTFHQFFEGMGLGGCISQAKFKSKAVAAMILFFSLTTPVGIGIGIGISKVYKENSPTALVIEGIFNSASAGILIYMALVDLLATDFMSPKLQTNFKLQLGANFSLLLGSGCMSLLAKWA; encoded by the exons ATGGCCAGAAAAACAATGTtcctctttattttcttttgttttcttttgattctCCTCCCCCTCTCAGCTTCTGCAGAATGCAAGTGTGATCTCACTGAAACCATCGGCGGCAGTGGCCACAAAAACAAagctttgaaattgaaaatcgTTGCGATTCTATCAATCCTGATTGCGGGTGCTTTCGGTGTTTCAATTCCAAGCTTTGGAAAAAACATCTCAACTTTTCATCCTGAGaacaatattttcttcataatcAAAGCCTTCGCCGCCGGCGTGATTCTTGCCACAGGCTTTGTCCACATACTGCCTGATGCGTATGAGAGTCTAACAAGTCCATGCTTAAGCCCAAAACCATGGCAGGATTTCCCTTTCACCGGGTTTGTGGCAATGGTTTCCGCGATTTTGACTATGATGGTTGATGCATTTGCCACATCTTTTTATCAACGTTTGCATTTTAGTAAGGCTTTGCCTGTTAATGATGATGACAAGGAGATGCATGCAGAGCATGAAGGTCATGTTCATGTACATACACATGCCACGCACGGCCATGCTCATGGCTCTGCTTTTGCATCGTCGGATGCTTCTGGTTCTGGGACTTCTGATCTTTTCCGACACCGAATTGTATCACAGGTATCAATTGAT GTATTAGAGTTGGGGATAGTTGTGCATTCGGTGATCATTGGGATTTCACTGGGTGCTTCCGGAAGTGTAAAGACAATCAAGCCCCTCGTAGCAGCACTAACTTTTCACCAGTTCTTTGAAGGCATGGGCCTTGGTGGATGCATCTCTCAG GCAAAGTTCAAGTCAAAAGCCGTAGCGGCAATGatacttttcttttccctgACCACTCCCGTCGGGATTGGAATTGGGATTGGGATATCAAAAGTTTACAAAGAGAATAGCCCAACAGCTCTTGTTATTGAAGGCATTTTCAACTCTGCTTCAGCTGGAATCTTGATCTATATGGCGCTTGTGGATCTTCTTGCAACGGATTTTATGAGTCCTAAGTTGCAAACCAATTTCAAGTTGCAGCTTGGagctaatttttctcttcttttagGCTCAGGTTGCATGTCTCTCTTGGCTAAATGGGCCTAA
- the LOC102628588 gene encoding beta-xylosidase/alpha-L-arabinofuranosidase 1, whose product MAKVVSSLLCFSLSIALLVFSTNAVDANGSSSPVFVCDPGRFSKLGLQMSSFLFCDSSLPYSIRVKDLVSRMTLDEKVQQLGDFAHGVPRLGLPQYEWWSEALHGVSNVGPGTHFDDVIPGATSFPTVILTTASFNESLWKKIGQAVSTEARAMYNLGRAGLTYWSPNINVARDPRWGRITETPGEDPFVVGRYAVNYVRGLQDVEGHENATDLNSRPLKVSSCCKHYAAYDVDNWKGVDRYHFDARVTEQDMEETFLRPFEMCVKEGDASSVMCSYNRVNGIPSCADPKLLNQTVRGEWDLHGYIVADCDSIQVMVDNHKFLADSKEDAVAQTLKAGLDLDCGQYYTNFTGNAVQQGKVKETDIDKSLKYLYTVLMRLGFFDGSPQYVSLGKQDICSDENIELAAEAAREGIVLLKNDQNTLPLNSAKVKTVAVVGPHANATVAMIGNYAGIPCRYMSPIAGFSGYANVTYKTGCDDVACKSNNSIFAASEAAKTADATIILAGLDLSVEAESLDREDLWLPGYQTQLINQVAEVAKGPVILVIMSAGGVDIAFAETNTNIKAILWAGYPGEEGGRAIADVVFGKFNPGGRLPITWYNGDYVQMLPLTSMPLRPVDSLGYPGRTYKFYNGPTLYPFGYGLSYTQFKYNLLSFTKTIQVNLNKLQHCRNLNYTSDASKTRCPGVLVNDLRCDDYFEFKVDFQNVGSTDGSDVVIVYSKPPAEIAATYIKQVIGFQRVFVRAGRNKRIKFVFNACKSLNMVDYAANTLLPAGEHTIFVGNGGVSFPIHLNFNY is encoded by the exons ATGGCCAAAGTAGTTAGTTCTCTCCTATGCTTCAGTCTCTCCATTGCTTTACTTGTCTTCTCTACAAACGCTGTTGATGCGAATGGCAGCAGTAGCCCTGTCTTCGTTTGTGACCCCGGTCGGTTCTCTAAACTTGGACTGCAAATGTCAAGCTTTCTCTTCTGTGACTCATCTTTACCCTACTCCATAAGAGTGAAGGACTTGGTGAGCCGAATGACCCTTGACGAAAAAGTGCAGCAACTCGGAGATTTTGCTCACGGCGTCCCAAGGTTGGGGCTTCCGCAGTACGAGTGGTGGTCCGAAGCACTGCATGGAGTGTCTAATGTCGGTCCTGGCACTCATTTCGATGATGTAATTCCTGGAGCAACAAGTTTTCCCACTGTTATCCTCACAACAGCTTCATTCAATGAGTCATTGTGGAAAAAGATAGGCCAG GCCGTTTCAACAGAAGCACGAGCGATGTACAATCTAGGGCGAGCTGGATTAACATATTGGAGTCCAAACATTAATGTAGCGAGGGATCCAAGGTGGGGAAGAATCACTGAGACGCCCGGCGAAGATCCTTTTGTTGTTGGAAGATATGCAGTCAACTATGTTAGGGGCTTACAAGACGTCGAGGGACATGAAAATGCTACGGATTTGAACTCTAGACCTTTAAAAGTTTCATCGTGCTGCAAGCATTATGCTGCCTATGATGTTGATAATTGGAAGGGAGTTGATCGTTATCATTTTGATGCAAGG GTGACCGAGCAAGATATGGAGGAAACTTTCCTTAGACCATTTGAAATGTGTGTCAAAGAAGGCGACGCTAGCAGTGTTATGTGCTCTTATAACCGTGTCAATGGCATACCTTCCTGTGCTGACCCAAAGCTCTTAAATCAAACTGTTAGGGGAGAATGGGATCTTCACGG atacATAGTGGCAGACTGTGATTCAATCCAAGTTATGGTTGATAACCACAAATTTCTAGCTGATTCGAAAGAAGATGCTGTTGCCCAAACACTAAAAGCTG GATTGGATTTGGACTGTGGACAATACTACACAAACTTCACTGGAAATGCAGTGCAACAAGGGAAGGTGAAGGAAACAGATATAGATAAATCTCTCAAGTACCTTTACACCGTTCTAATGAGGCTAGGATTCTTCGATGGAAGCCCTCAGTATGTATCTCTTGGCAAACAAGATATTTGCTCGGATGAAAATATAGAGTTAGCCGCAGAAGCAGCCAGAGAAGGAATTGttcttttaaagaatgatCAGAACACTCTGCCTTTGAACTCTGCCAAGGTCAAAACAGTCGCAGTTGTGGGGCCACACGCCAATGCTACTGTAGCCATGATTGGAAATTACGCAG GTATTCCGTGTCGATACATGTCTCCAATTGCTGGCTTCTCTGGGTATGCAAACGTGACCTACAAGACGGGATGTGATGACGTTGCCTGCAAGAGCAATAACTCCATATTTGCTGCGTCAGAAGCCGCAAAGACCGCGGATGCCACAATAATTTTGGCAGGCTTGGATTTGTCAGTTGAGGCAGAGAGCTTGGACAGGGAAGATCTCTGGCTTCCTGGATACCAAACTCAGCTTATCAACCAGGTTGCTGAAGTTGCCAAAGGTCCGGTCATTCTCGTAATCATGTCTGCCGGTGGCGTCGATATCGCCTTTGCTGAGACTAACACTAACATCAAAGCTATTTTATGGGCTGGCTATCCTGGAGAGGAAGGTGGCCGTGCCATTGCTGATGTTGTCTTCGGTAAATTCAATCCTG GTGGAAGATTGCCCATAACCTGGTATAATGGTGATTACGTCCAGATGCTACCATTGACTTCCATGCCATTGAGGCCTGTTGATAGCTTAGGTTATCCGGGAAGAACATATAAATTCTACAACGGCCCAACACTGTATCCATTCGGATACGGCCTCAGCTATACGCAATTCAAATACAATCTACTTTCCTTTACGAAGACAATTCAAGTAAATTTGAACAAACTTCAACATTGTCGCAATCTAAACTATACGAGTGATGCCTCCAAGACCCGGTGTCCTGGTGTTCTGGTCAATGACCTGAGATGCGATGATTATTTTGAGTTCAAAGTTGACTTTCAAAATGTTGGCAGCACAGATGGCAGTGATGTTGTCATTGTGTACTCCAAGCCCCCTGCAGAAATAGCTGCAACTTATATCAAGCAAGTCATCGGTTTCCAAAGGGTTTTTGTGAGGGCCGGAAGGAATAAGAGgattaaatttgtgtttaaTGCTTGCAAGAGCTTAAATATGGTGGACTATGCTGCAAATACCCTTCTGCCGGCTGGGGAGCACACTATTTTTGTTGGCAATGGAGGGGTTTCATTTCCCATTCATCTCAACTTCAATTATTAA
- the LOC102630001 gene encoding phosphatidylinositol N-acetylglucosaminyltransferase subunit C, with protein sequence MEDNSSSPNPPRWRKVAYGGMQPGFEDNHTDESFLEQMVMNASVVKRDILKVMQDSVSISQYLCIVALVVLVWAYTLRSSLDENSLLLLDVSLLGTGFLILVLTEGMLSLNLLFHYILNISFFITGLYVLAPIYQTLTRSISSDSIWALTISLLVLHLFLHDYSGSTIKAPGALQNPTLTSCISLNASVVASVFIASRLPSRLHVFAIMLFSLLVFLFAPLVTYCVKKYSFRLHLLFSVALMIVTLAFVHMLHQLLFVLFLGLLVFVNVVCPYWLIRIQEYKFEINGPWDEAKLCFDITD encoded by the coding sequence ATGGAAGACAATAGCTCTTCTCCGAATCCACCAAGATGGAGGAAAGTGGCATACGGAGGGATGCAACCTGGGTTTGAGGACAACCATACCGATGAATCTTTTCTTGAGCAAATGGTCATGAATGCCAGTGTTGTTAAAAGGGACATTTTGAAGGTGATGCAAGACTCAGTTTCGATCTCACAATATCTATGCATTGTTGCTCTTGTTGTATTAGTTTGGGCCTACACTCTTAGATCTAGTCTCGATGAAAATTCCCTCTTGCTTCTAGATGTTAGTCTCCTTGGAACAGGTTTCCTGATTCTAGTTCTTACTGAAGGAATGCTTTCTCTTAACCTTTTATTCCATTATATCCTGaatatctctttttttataactGGGCTTTATGTTTTAGCTCCTATCTACCAAACACTCACGAGATCCATTAGCTCAGACTCCATCTGGGCATTAACCATTTCACTTCTTGTCCTCCACCTCTTCCTGCATGACTACTCAGGATCCACTATAAAAGCTCCAGGGGCTCTACAAAATCCGACCTTAACTAGCTGTATCTCTTTGAATGCTTCTGTTGTAGCATCTGTTTTCATTGCTTCCCGTCTTCCATCAAGGCTTCATGTCTTTGCTATTATGCTTTTCTCCTTGCTAGTCTTCCTTTTTGCTCCGCTAGTCACTTACTGTGTAAAGAAATACTCCTTTCGTTTGCACCTTTTATTCTCTGTGGCCTTAATGATTGTGACCCTGGCATTTGTTCATATGTTGCATCAGTTactttttgtgttgttttTAGGCTTGTTGGTTTTTGTGAACGTGGTGTGTCCTTACTGGCTTATACGAATTCAAGAATACAAATTTGAGATTAATGGTCCTTGGGATGAGGCCAAACTCTGTTTTGATATAACAGATTGA
- the LOC102629235 gene encoding uncharacterized protein LOC102629235 has translation MAAVVKKFFIASMFMWMAPLAILYAFNHNLLPGSTNLTPYSATLLSGFLAVISVNIVIAFYIYMAMREPSDKHEPDPKFLAEAKASVSQPTDKAEVSSESLKKKE, from the exons atGGCAGCTGTGgtgaaaaaattcttcatcGCATCGATGTTTATGTGGATGGCTCCGCTTGCCATTTTATACGCTTTTAATCATAATTTGCTTCCTG GTTCAACAAATTTGACTCCTTACTCTGCAACTCTGTTGAGTGGGTTTCTTGCTGTGATATCTGTAAATATAGTTATtgcattttacatttatatggCAATGAGGGAACCTTCAGACAAACATGAGCCAGACCCTAAATTTCTTGCCGAGGCAAAAGCTAGTGTAAGCCAGCCTACCGATAAAGCTGAGGTTTCTTCTGAATCCCTCAAGAAAAAAGAGTAG